Proteins from a genomic interval of Trichoderma breve strain T069 chromosome 2, whole genome shotgun sequence:
- a CDS encoding serine hydroxymethyltransferase domain-containing protein — protein sequence MSTYALSTSHKEMLEKSLLESDPEVAAIMKDEVQRQRESIVLIASENITSRAVFDALGSPMSNKYSEGYPGARYYGGNQHIDQIELLCQRRALEAFHLDSEKWGVNVQCLSGSPANLQVYQAIMPPHGRLMGLDLPHGGHLSHGYQTPQRKISAVSTYFETMPYRVNLETGIIDYDQLAQNAILYRPKVLVAGTSAYCRLIDYERMRKIADSVGAYLVVDMAHISGLIAAEAIPSPFLWADIVTTTTHKSLRGPRGAMIFFRKGVRSVDAKTGKETLYNLEDPINFSVFPGHQGGPHNHTITALAVALKQAQTPEFKAYQEKVVSNAKTLEVKFKELGHKLVADGTDSHMVLLDLRQFSLDGARVEAVLEQINIACNKNAIPGDKSALTPCGIRIGTPAMTSRGFGEKDFERVAQYIDQAIKICVETQASLPKAANKLKDFKAEVASGKIAKINDLQKEIASWASSFPLPVEGWRLDAGI from the exons ATGTCTACCTACGCCCTGTCTACGTCTCACAAGGAG ATGCTTGAGAAGTCTCTTCTCGAGTCTGACCCTGAGGTCGCTGCCATCATG AAAGATGAGGTCCAGCGTCAGCGCGAGTCCATTGTTCTCATTGCCTCCGAGAACATCACCTCTCGTGCCGTCTTCGATGCCCTGGGTTCTCCCATGTCCAACAAGTACTCTGAGGGCTACCCCGGCGCTCGTTACTATGGTGGCAACCAGCACATTGACCAGATCGAGCTGCTGTGCCAGCGTCGTGCCCTCGAGGCTTTCCACCTCGACTCTGAGAAGTGGGGTGTCAACGTCCAGTGCCTCAGTGGCAGCCCTGCCAACCTTCAGGTTTACCAGGCTATCATGCCTCCCCACGGCCGTCTCATGGGTCTCGACCTCCCCCACGGTGGCCACTTGAGCCACGGTTACCAGACTCCCCAGCGAAA GATCTCCGCTGTCTCTACCTACTTCGAGACCATGCCCTACCGTGTCAACCTCGAGACTGGCATCATCGACTATGACCAGCTTGCGCAGAACGCCATCCTGTACCGCCCCAAGGTGCTTGTTGCCGGTACTTCCGCCTACTGCCGTCTGATCGACTACGAGCGCATGCGCAAGATTGCCGACTCTGTCGGTGCCTACCTCGTTGTCGACATGGCTCACATTTCCGGTCTTATCGCCGCTGAGGCcatcccctcccccttcctGTGGGCTGACAttgtcaccaccaccacccacaaGTCCCTCCGTGGCCCTCGTGGTGCCATGATCTTCTTCCGCAAGGGTGTCCGCTCCGTCGACGCCAAGACCGGCAAGGAGACCCTCTACAACCTGGAGGACCCCATCAACTTCTCTGTCTTCCCTGGTCACCAGGGTGGTCCCCACAACCACACCATCACTGCCTTGGCTGTTGCCCTCAAGCAGGCTCAGACCCCCGAGTTCAAGGCTTACCAGGAGAAGGTCGTCTCCAATGCCAAGACTCTCGAGgtcaagttcaaggagcTCGGCCACAAGCTTGTTGCTGATGGAACTGACAGCCACATGGTCCTCCTCGACCTTCGTCAGTTCAGCCTTGACGGTGCCCGTGTTGAGGCCGTTCTCGAGCAGATCAACATTGCTTGCAACAAGAACGCCATTCCCGGAGACAAGAGCGCCTTGACCCCTTGCGGTATCCGCATTGGTACTCCTGCCATGACCAGCCGTGGCTTCGGAGAGAAGGACTTTGAGCGTGTTGCCCAATACATTGACCAGGCCATCAAGATCTGCGTCGAGACTCAGGCTTCCCTGCCCAAGGCcgccaacaagctcaaggacTTCAAGGCCGAGGTTGCCTCTGGCAAGATCGCCAAGATCAACGATCTCCAGAAGGAGATTGCCTCTTGGGCTAGCAGCTTCCCTCTTCCCGTTGAGGGCTGGCGCCTGGATGCCGGCATCTAA
- a CDS encoding bromodomain-containing protein has protein sequence MTLPNGQAAWPPPGLHHSNSSRSLQIVDDGLARIATPVDTSLVLMPEATLDIEDERRRAHFADLFQKSEEKIALLFADDGSYNLNAIEALRRSPPTPAVTLPPTTDHEPIKEPPLKKAKRTIDEDDYDDDDEDEEDEDVPSAAPKPQGAAAASNSLLSPSKSGSSPVQSVTSPSRIADKARSQDGSQTKGKPEDDAIKQLEDVRMATEAAARRSFHTIIYTLENDRTAMLEQQQLEDSEKQLQAEMENNQSAGATGSQVANQGSLSSANLGASSLTLKHLIARIDMKRDQVKASDAELRLLMNEVRKNRSKWASEENVNQEELYEALEKVLTELKAHTEYSTPFLTRVNKRDAPDYYNFIKNPMDLGTMTKKLKSLTYKSKTEFVVDLNLIWDNCLKYNQDMNHPLRRMANGMRKEAEKLIPLIPDLAIRSRAEVEAEERRKQNGGEDDGGEDSDDEPIMSSRGRKATGTKGANKSRKAPNDPKEDTPVVDQKPILQVNGLLGKLGREGSEMDGSNGFATPPIGGSITPGAANGPSGITSNADVMDLDGPSINGMSLNQAFGQATEQAYEDEEYKIWKQSTKKDRALTAKERFLLFKDNKLSVDAPALLRSKAGMRRFLARQKEAELTNSTEFDTSATTAKAAGSKAPETLAEGIEEEKEQVIPDYYTPLSTIPDIPSKLQWVEDGDGQVINQHEEFLRLVSPGSFVAPQSKLTKKMDENIHQIQETRKLAMKISVIKQMQVQSQVYTNQFPKSNSEPFRELDIEPHFIADDGPVMAAETCQNTLKRSIAKILYTTGFEELQPSAIDTFTGIAADYFQKLIRTFNIYREAEKKSVQVGGEMTLQPRFTPEEVILHTLEENGHDVATLENYVKDDVDRLGSRLGALHDRMKSHLADLLRPALSAEAGEDGAGAFNDGSDQFTSGDFAEDLGEDFFGFRALGLDKEMGLDFVSVPFHLLQSRVRNQYQMQTQNSGGSSSEIFEPLLISEPVTKENIQHQVGLVKNFFLAKLHANGDTPLVEDEDLPTKQRKPRPRLGASGKIISAQKRPPKEQLALAKKKKKLEAAAAEARLNASPQKGGAANAAAAKKMTTPLPNGAVPNPALLALAPSMERTDSMQSQGGMSQTDKDDTTGMMSPESIAQ, from the exons ATGACTCTTCCTAATGGTCAGGCAGCCTGGCCGCCGCCAGGATTGCATCattccaacagcagcaggagtTTGCAGATTGTTGACGATGGGTTGGCGCGTATCGCGACCCCAGTCGACACTTCGCTGGTGTTGATGCCTGAGGCAACCCTTGATATCGAAGACGAGAGGCGACGCGCCCATTTCGCAGACTTGTTTCAAAAATCAGAAGAAAAGATCGCCCTGCTCTTTGCGGACGATGGATCCTATAATTTGAACGCGATCGAGGCTCTACGACGCTCCCCCCCCACCCCTGCCGTTACCCTCCCTCCAACCACCGACCACGAACCCATAAAAGAACCGCCACTAAAGAAGGCGAAGCGTACAATAGACGAAGATGAttatgacgacgatgacgaagatgaggaagacgaggatgtACCGTCTGCTGCTCCCAAGCCTCAGGGTGCGGCAGCTGCTTCGAACTCGTTGTTATCGCCGTCCAAATCCGGCAGTTCTCCGGTTCAGTCGGTCACTTCTCCTAGCAGAATAGCAGATAAAGCGAGGTCCCAGGATGGATCGCAGACCAAGGGGAAGcctgaagatgatgccatcaagcagctggaaGATGTGAGGATGGCAACAGAAGCCGCCGCCCGGCGAAGCTTCCATACGATTATATATACACTAGAGAACGACCGAACAGCAatgcttgagcagcagcagctagaAGATTCCGAGAAGCAGCTCCAGGCTGAAATGGAGAATAATCAAAGCGCAGGTGCGACTGGATCACAAGTTGCGAATCAAGGCTCTCTCAGCAGCGCGAATCTTGGCGCGTCAAGTCTCACCCTCAAACATCTCATTGCAAGGATAGACATGAAGAGAGATCAGGTAAAGGCTTCTGATGCCGAGCTTAGGCTCTTGATGAACGAAGTGCGGAAAAACCGCAGCAAGTGGGCAAGCGAAGAAAATGTCAACCAAGAAGAGCTGTACGAAGCTCTAGAAAAGGTGTTGACAGAGCTGAAAGCCCACACGGAGTACTCAACGCCGTTTCTCACTCGTGTCAACAAGAGAGACGCTCCTGATTATTATAATT TTATCAAAAACCCCATGGATCTGGGCACGATGACCAAAAAGTTGAAATCGTTGACCTACAAATCCAAAACCGAGTTTGTGGTTGATCTTAACCTTATTTGGGACAACTGCCTCAAGTATAATCAAGACATGAACCACCCGCTCCGCCGAATGGCAAATGGTATGCGGAAAGAAGCCGAGAAATTGATACCTCTTATTCCCGATCTCGCCATCCGATCGCGTGCcgaagttgaagctgaagaacGAAGGAAGCAAAATGgcggcgaagatgacggcggcgaggactctgatgatgagcccatcatgtcttctCGTGGTCGCAAGGCCACTGGTACCAAGGGAGCCAACAAGTCCAGGAAAGCTCCCAACGATCCCAAAGAGGATACTCCTGTTGTTGACCAGAAGCCAATCTTACAAGTAAACGGATTGTTGGGAAAGCTTGGTCGTGAAGGATCAGAAATGGACGGAAGCAATGGGTTTGCCACGCCTCCGATTGGCGGTTCCATCACGCCTGGTGCGGCCAATGGCCCGTCTGGAATTACAAGCAACGCTGATGTAATGGACCTTGACGGTCCTAGCATCAACGGAATGAGCCTGAACCAAGCCTTTGGCCAAGCTACCGAGCAAGCTTatgaagacgaggagtaTAAGATATGGAAGCAAAGTACAAAGAAAGACCGAGCTCTGACAGCCAAGGAGCGGTTTTTGCTGTTCAAAGACAACAAGCTTAGCGTGGACGCTCCAGCCTTACTCAGAAGCAAGGCAGGCATGCGAAGATTCCTGGCTCGccaaaaagaggcagagCTGACCAACAGCACTGAGTTTGATACTTCCGCAACTACTGCCAAAGCCGCTGGAAGCAAAGCACCCGAGACATTGGCTGAGGGCatcgaagaggaaaaggaacaagTAATCCCCGACTATTATACCCCCCTGAGTACTATTCCAGATATCCCCTCAAAGCTGCAATGGGTcgaagatggcgacggcCAAGTTATCAACCAGCATGAGGAGTTTCTTCGACTCGTTTCGCCCGGCTCGTTTGTTGCACCACAAAGTAAATTGACCAAGAAAATGGACGAAAACATCCATCAGATAcaggaaacaagaaaattGGCTATGAAGATTTCTGTCATCAAGCAGATGCAGGTACAATCCCAG GTTTATACGAACCAATTTCCAAAGTCAAATTCGGAACCGTTCAGGGAGCTGGATATTGAGCCGCATTTCATCGCAGACGATGGCCCAGTGATGGCAGCCGAGACGTGCCAGAATACTCTAAAGCGTTCCATTGCGAAAATTCTTTATACCACTGGctttgaggagctgcagccatCCGCCATAGATACCTTTACGGGCATCGCAGCTGACTATTTTCAAAAGCTAATCAGAACGTTTAACATCTACCGAGAGGCTGAAAAGAAATCAGTCCAGGTTGGAGGCGAGATGACGCTACAGCCACGCTTTACACCAGAGGAGGTGATCCTTCATACACTGGAAGAGAACGGCCATGATGTTGCCACTTTGGAGAACTATGTCAAAGACGACGTCGATAGATTGGGTAGCAGGCTGGGTGCTTTGCACGATAGGATGAAGTCCCATCTGGCTGACCTTCTCCGTCCTGCTCTTTCGGCCGAAgcaggtgaagatggagccgGCGCTTTCAACGACGGCAGTGATCAGTTTACCAGTGGAGATTTTGCCGAggatcttggagaagatttCTTTGGCTTCCGGGCTCTCGGACTGGACAAGGAAATGGGTCTCGACTTTGTTTCCGTGCCATTCCACCTGCTGCAGAGTAGAGTGCGCAACCAGTACCAGATGCAAACACAAAATTCTGGCGGGTCAAGCAGTGAAATATTCGAGCCGCTTCTCATCTCTGAGCCTGTCACCAAGGAGAACATCCAGCACCAAGTTGGCTTGGTCAAGAACTTCTTCCTGGCCAAGCTTCACGCTAATGGCGACACACCACTggttgaggatgaagatcTACCGACTAAACAGCGAAAACCGCGCCCTCGTCTTGGTGCCAGCGGCAAGATCATTTCCGCGCAGAAACGCCCACCCAAGGAACAGTTGGCACTCgctaagaagaagaagaagctggaggccGCTGCGGCTGAAGCTCGATTGAATGCATCCCCTCAGAAGGGGGGAGCAGCAAATGCAGCGGCTGCAAAGAAAATGACTACACCTCTACCGAACGGTGCTGTTCCCAATCCTGCGCTCTTGGCACTTGCACCTAGCATGGAGCGGACGGACAGCATGCAGAGCCAGGGCGGCATGAGCCAAACTGATAAGGACGACACTACTGGCATGATGAGCCCAGAGAGCATTGCTCAGTAG
- a CDS encoding vanZ like family domain-containing protein, whose amino-acid sequence MRIRLPFAGVFLLLLLLAGYAGLSTIQLGAYVNDKVLHFVTFFLLTVVFYWVVDTNRRRILHMTLVVCTLILGVGSEFVQSFLPNDRDFDIYDIVANIVGSLLGLGICAWYHKRMLERKRQRKHYDAVPGEDTEDVELGQGQESGITDASSRSRTLEEEVDNWDENAEDNWDDDNASIPETPSPAIAKEAEAAGAREAKKRTD is encoded by the exons ATGCGGATAAGACTGCCTTTTGCAG GTGttttcctgcttcttctgctcctgGCGGGCTATGCTGGTCTATCGACTATACAACTCGGCGCTTATGTCAACGACAAGGTCCTTCACTTCGTAACGTTCTTCCTACTGACGGTCGTATTTTACTGGGTCGTTGATACCAATCGTCGGCGAATCCTACACATGACCCTGGTGGTCTGCACTCTCATACTTGGTGTCGGATCCGAGTTCGTACAGAGTTTCCTCCCCAACGATCGAGATTTCGACATCTACGATATAGTAGCAAACATCGTTGGTAGTTTACTTGGACTTGGCATCTGCGCGTGGTATCACAAGCGAATGCTTGAAAGAAAACGACAACGCAAACACTATGACGCTGTCCCAGGTGAGGACACTGAAGATGTAGAGTTGGGGCAAGGTCAGGAGTCTGGAATCACCGACGCTTCAAGTCGAAGCAGgactcttgaagaagaagtcgatAACTGGGATGAAAACGCTGAAGACAACTGGGATGATGACAACGCATCGATTCCCGAAACGCCATCGCCTGCAatcgccaaagaagcagaggcagcCGGTGCTCGGGAAGCTAAGAAACGAACAGATTAA
- a CDS encoding prefoldin subunit domain-containing protein: MFNVMHQRLRSDLWLTRANTAGRSGKDETPTNPRGIPYAPFVDKVEDYVSTRDDVEPTLRNFQEMISKYQFMELNLQRRMTGLREKIPDIQKTLDTVQFLKLRKEETDPIETTFELNDTLYARANIPPTEEVYIWLGANVMLSYPVDEAETLLTSKLSAAKTSLANCEEDLDFLREQITTMEVATARVYNWEVVQKRKEKLEEEAEKKKLKDSDA, encoded by the exons ATGTTCAACGTTATGCATCAGAGACTGCGCAGTGATTTATGGCTCACGC GTGCTAACACAGCTGGGCGCAGTGGTAAAGATGAGACTCCGACCAACCCAAGGGGAATTCCCTACGCTCCCTTCGTCGACAAGGTCGAGGACTACGTATCAACCCGGGATGATGTCGAGCCGACACTTCGGAACTTCCAAGAAATGATCTC GAAGTATCAGTTCATGGAGCTGAACCTGCAACGTCGAATGACGGGGCTGAGGGAGAAGATTCCTGATATCCAGAAGACGTTGGATACCGTGCAGTTCCTCAAGCTGCGAAAG GAGGAGACCGATCCCATTGAGACAACCTTTGAGCTCAACGATACTTTATATGCCAGAGCAAATATCCCACCGACTGAGGAGGTTTACATTTGGCTAGGG GCCAATGTCATGCTGTCTTACCCAGTCGATGAGGCAGAGACGCTATTAACCTCCAAACTCTCAGCCGCTAAAACAAGCCTGGCAAACTGCGAGGAAGACTTGGACTTTCTCCGAGAGCAGATTACC ACCATGGAGGTTGCAACTGCGAGGGTTTACAACTGGGAGGTAGtacaaaagagaaaagagaaattagaggaagaagcagagaagaagaaactgaaGGACAGTGATGCGTAA